In Pseudomonas asiatica, the following are encoded in one genomic region:
- a CDS encoding methyl-accepting chemotaxis protein, which produces MFKKISLTLKLFLPPAIALFGLLLFVGYTAVQLDDNDSRLVSLEKQRYPTLEAADNVIFQFSRLPGLLNSAVAAGERDTLDEASDVLADVHARLRDLEPLTAERADRHRELQAWSAAIKRYADNALASSGQLLDGAAFDDLRPHFDRMASDLKNAQALGEQFRSHAYADFLSSLTQVRADNATTTHVGYLLSFCLLLLVSASAAWVIRQVMGNVRGVIASLRTIASGDGDLTRRVHVDSSDEIGEMIGLFNGLLDSLQGTLRQVIETAAPLEQMSRELHRLTQGAEDSARSQQERTESISSDIDTMTNSIQEVAQRSGQASEQASAAARQANEARHNIDILSSSIGDLGNSVLGSVQAMEQLEAETQHVGAVLTVIRSIAEQTNLLALNAAIEAARAGEQGRGFAVVADEVRNLAQKTAASIAQIQDIIQRLQSSASGVLHAMNLNGEKARTSIERSEHATQTLEAITKTVRQIDELNAGIARFTNEQIGLSRSIQQDTEKLQQDTQATTQGADATARLGEQLVGMGNHLRSATAQFRI; this is translated from the coding sequence ATGTTCAAAAAAATCTCGCTCACCTTGAAACTCTTCCTGCCACCCGCCATCGCCCTGTTCGGTCTGTTGCTGTTCGTGGGCTACACCGCGGTGCAACTGGACGACAACGACAGCCGATTGGTATCGCTCGAAAAGCAGCGCTACCCAACGCTGGAAGCTGCCGACAACGTGATCTTCCAGTTTTCCCGCCTGCCCGGCCTGCTCAACAGCGCCGTGGCAGCGGGCGAGCGGGACACCTTGGATGAAGCGAGCGACGTGCTGGCCGACGTCCATGCGCGGCTGCGCGACCTGGAACCGCTGACCGCTGAACGGGCCGACCGACACCGGGAGCTTCAAGCCTGGTCAGCGGCGATCAAGCGCTACGCCGATAACGCGCTCGCCTCCTCCGGCCAACTGCTCGACGGGGCCGCGTTCGATGATTTGCGCCCCCATTTCGACCGCATGGCCAGCGACCTCAAGAACGCCCAGGCGCTGGGCGAACAGTTTCGCAGCCACGCCTACGCCGACTTCCTGAGCAGCTTGACCCAGGTCCGCGCCGACAACGCCACCACCACGCATGTCGGCTACCTGCTCAGCTTTTGCCTGCTGCTGTTGGTCAGCGCCAGCGCGGCCTGGGTGATTCGTCAGGTCATGGGCAATGTCCGCGGCGTCATCGCGTCGCTCAGGACCATTGCCAGCGGCGATGGCGACCTGACCCGCCGCGTGCATGTCGACTCCTCGGACGAAATCGGCGAAATGATCGGCCTGTTCAACGGCTTGCTGGACAGCCTGCAAGGCACCCTGCGCCAGGTCATCGAAACCGCCGCGCCCCTGGAGCAGATGTCCCGCGAGCTGCACCGGCTCACCCAGGGCGCGGAGGACAGCGCGCGCTCGCAGCAGGAGCGCACCGAGTCCATCAGCAGTGACATCGACACCATGACCAACAGCATTCAAGAAGTGGCACAGCGCTCCGGACAGGCCTCCGAGCAAGCCAGCGCCGCGGCGCGCCAGGCGAACGAAGCCAGGCACAACATCGACATACTGTCCTCCAGCATCGGCGACCTGGGCAACAGCGTGCTCGGCTCGGTGCAGGCCATGGAACAACTGGAAGCAGAAACCCAGCATGTCGGCGCGGTGCTGACGGTGATCCGGAGCATCGCCGAACAGACCAACCTGCTCGCCCTGAACGCCGCCATCGAGGCGGCACGGGCCGGTGAGCAAGGGCGAGGCTTCGCCGTGGTCGCCGACGAAGTGCGCAACCTGGCCCAGAAAACCGCCGCTTCCATCGCGCAGATCCAAGACATCATCCAGCGCCTGCAAAGCAGCGCCAGCGGCGTCTTGCACGCAATGAACCTGAACGGCGAGAAGGCCAGGACAAGCATCGAGCGCTCAGAACATGCCACGCAGACCCTGGAGGCGATTACCAAGACCGTTCGCCAGATCGATGAGTTGAACGCCGGCATCGCCCGTTTCACCAACGAGCAGATCGGCCTTTCCCGTTCGATCCAGCAAGACACCGAGAAGCTGCAACAGGATACCCAGGCCACCACGCAAGGTGCCGACGCCACCGCACGGCTCGGTGAGCAATTGGTCGGTATGGGCAACCACCTTCGCAGCGCCACCGCTCAGTTCCGCATTTGA